The proteins below come from a single Mercenaria mercenaria strain notata chromosome 3, MADL_Memer_1, whole genome shotgun sequence genomic window:
- the LOC123523549 gene encoding serum paraoxonase/arylesterase 1-like, with amino-acid sequence MNDLVAVGKDKFYITKFFHYRDMLWRTLEFLSQKAWGGIMYYDGRKARDAVSSGLHMPNGINVSPDGKMIYVSEFGNNKLLGYHKYESNGLNKAWERYVDTHVDNIEVDPTNGDLWIGCHPVGYRIYDLFNWFKHLAPSQVLRFRMEDNTVSSIEQIYADDGSELQGSTTAAFVGGKLIIGTVVKQTLVCDVNYLSS; translated from the exons ATGAATGACCTAGTAGCGGTTGGCAAGGATAAGttttatattacaaaatttttTCACTATCGGGATATGCTATGGAGAACACTGGAGTTTTTGAGCCAAAAAGCATGGGGAGGGATAATGTATTATGATGGAAGAAAAGCTAGAGATGCGGTTTCTTCTGGGCTTCATATGCCAAATGGAATCAACGTTTCACCAGACGGAAA AATGATTTATGTTTCTGAATTTGGAAATAACAAACTGCTTGGATACCACAAATATGAGTCCAATGGATTAAATAAAGCTTGG GAGAGGTATGTTGATACGCATGTTGATAACATAGAAGTTGACCCCACCAACGGCGACCTCTGGATAGGATGTCATCCGGTAGGGTATAGAATATACGATCTTTTCAATTGGTTCAAGCACCTAGCACCGTCACAG GTACTACGGTTTAGAATGGAAGACAACACAGTGAGTAGTATAGAACAAATCTATGCAGACGATGGGTCAGAACTGCAAGGTTCAACGACGGCAGCATTCGTTGGAGGGAAACTTATCATCGGCACAGTTGTAAAACAGACATTAGTGTGTGATGTGAACTATCTTTCAagttaa
- the LOC123525815 gene encoding uncharacterized protein LOC123525815 produces the protein MTESDLHSIVDNCLIFVYSALKMRTHLLTLSLLTWLIAYIIQYSDWLDLNKSFLYRIAPGHCQYVTEDGGSEDLTDVGDGIIIMSSGYGAGIGKGVMKALDLNTSKVVTMEIRGAPDKKDFMSTPHGITTWKDDKGDTFFLKQLKPKLD, from the exons ATGACGGAGAGTGATTTACATAGTATCGTTGATAACTGCCTGATATTTGTTTACTCT GCATTGAAGATGCGGACACACTTGTTGACGCTATCCTTGCTGACATGGTTGATTGCATACATTATTCAGTACAG TGACTGGCTGGACCTTAACAAAAGCTTTCTATATAGAATCGCTCCGGGACACTGTCAGTATGTTACAGAAG atggTGGTTCTGAGGATTTGACAGATGTTGGAGATGGAATAATCATTATGTCCTCG GGATATGGGGCTGGAATTGGAAAAGGTGTGATGAAGGCATTAGATCTCAATACAAGCAAAGTGGTTACTATGGAAATTCGCGGGGCTCCAGACAAAAAGGATTTTATGTCTACCCCTCATGGAATAACTACTTGGAAAGATGATAAAGGTGATACTTTTTTTCTTAAGCAATTAAAACCTAAGCTTGATTGA